One Synechocystis sp. LKSZ1 genomic window, CGAAGAGCGGCTACGTCTGGCCCTGGAAGCTGCCAACCAAGGCCTCTATGATGTCAATGTCCAAACCGGAGAAGCCATCGTCTCTCCCCAGTATGCCACCATGCTAGGGTATGACCCCGAAACCTTTGTCGAAACCAATCAGCAGTGGCTAGACCGACTCCATTCCGATGATCGAGAAGCAGTGGGGGCCACCTATCAAGCCTATATCCAGGGCCACCTACCGGAGTACCGAGTGGAATTCCGTCAGCGCACGGCACAAGGGGACTGGAAGTGGATTTTGTCCCTCGGCAAAATTGTGGAGTGGGACTCAGAGGGCCGGCCCCTACGGATGTTAGGCACCCACACCGATATTACGGAGCGCAAAGCTGCAGAAGCGGCCATCGAACGTCTGGCCTACTACGACCTGCTGACCGGCCTGCCCAACCGTCGTTTATTGCTAGATCGATTACAAACGGCCCTGGCCCTGGCCCAGCGGACGGGCCAGTATGGTGCGGTGTTATTTGTTGATCTTGACCGCTTTAAAACCCTCAATGACGCTCGGGGCCATCAAATTGGAGATCAATTACTGACTCTGATGGCCCAACGACTCCAACAATCCCTCCGTCAGGCTGATACGATTGCTCGTTTTGGTGGCGATGAATTTGTGGTGCTATTGCCCGAACTGGCAGATCAATCGGAACTGGCGGCTCGTTTAGGTTGGGGGGTAGCAGAGAAAATTCGGTCTCAGATGGCAGTCCCTTTCCTGTGCGATAACGAGGAAGTGATCATTGGCGTTAGCATCGGGATTACAGTTTTTCCCAAAGCCTCCGAAACCTTGGATAACCTGCTGAAGGAAGCCGATACCGCCATGTACCAGGCCAAAGCGGCCGGTCGTAATACCATTCGGCTCTTTGAAAGGCGGATGCAACTAGAGGCCGAATCGCGCTTTGCCCTAGAACGAGAACTCCGGCAAGCCATCGCTCAACAGCAGTTTCGGGTTTACCTACAACCCCAGGTCAATCGAGAGGGCCGGGTGGTCGGAGCGGAAGCCTTAATTCGTTGGCAACATCCCAGTCGGGGCCTGGTTCCCCCGATGGCCTTTATCCCAGTGGCAGAAGAAACCGGTCTGATCGCGGCCCTGGGGGAATGGGTTCTACAGGAGGCCTGCTACTATCTAAAACAACTCGAAACCAGCCATCCCGACTTCCATGTATCGGTTAATGTCAGTCCCCACCAATTTCGCCAGCCTAATTTTGTGGCCAACCTGCAGCAATTGCTGGCCCAGACAGCGGTTAACCCAGCTCGTTTGATCTTAGAAGTTACTGAAAGCCTAATTATTGAGGATATCCACCAGGCGATTACCACCATGGCCGATCTCCAGGCCCTGGGCATCCACTTCTCCATTGATGATTTTGGGACGGGCTACTCTTCCCTGGGGTACCTCAAGCAACTCCCCCTCAATGAGCTCAAAATCGATAGGAGCTTTGTTCAAGACGTCACCCAAGACCCCAACGACTCGGTGATTGTCGAAGCGGTGATCTCCGTTGCCCATCACTTCAACCTAGCGGTGGTGGCCGAAGGGGTGGAAACCCAGGAACAAGTGAACTTTCTCCAGTCCCACAACTGTGATTATTACCAAGGCTACTTCTACGGTCGACCAGTCCCCATGGCGGAGTTTGGCCAATTTTTGACCAAGCCAAGGGATAGATACCTTCTGGGCTAACAAGAGCAGAGGTTGTTCCTAGACTCTAGGCAATTGAATAAGGGCCTGGACAATCTCGTAAATACTTTCCTCCCGAGCGGGTTTTGAGGCATTACTGACTAGTTGTCTGCCCACCACATGGGAACCGAGATGGGCCAACTGCACTCGCAGGGCCATCAAGACTTCATAGCCCCCACCGCCCGAATGGCTGGCAATAGCAATGGGACGACCGTTGAAAAGGCGACGAAAATCCTCTCCATAGACAGATAACCAAGCAATAACATTAGTGAGTACCGGAGGAATAGAACCGTTATATTCCGGCGAACAAATAATCCACCAAGGCGCTGAACCGAGTTGGTGAATTAGGGGCGGCAAAATTGAGGGAAAGCCTTCCTTTTGTTTTTGGCGCGGGGTAAAGAGGGGCAAGGGCACTGTCGTGAGATCCAATACTTCAGTTGTTAGGCCCTGAGCCATACCGGCAACGGCAAAACGTTCCGCGAGCTTTAGGTTTTCACCATTACTGGCGCTGATGACGAGGAGCTTTGTCATTACCTTATAGGGAAACTAGAATGCTTGAAAATTTCTCCCATTATGACCCATCCCTTAACAGAAGAGTTAACTCTTGTTATGCTGACCCGCTAGGGATGGATCAGGACAGAAACACCTAGGTCTGTCCACTCAAAGAGCCATTGGGCATGGTCAACTGCAACATTAATGCAACCATGACTAACGGGAGTACCAAAACGATGATGCCAGTCGGCCCCATGGATGGCGTAGCCGTGATGGAAATACATGACATAGGGAACATTGGGCCGATCATAATCAGCCCCACGCATCCGGTCTTCTCGCAGTTTTCGCTGAATAGTGAACAGCCCTGTTGGCGTGGGGGTTTGGGATTTACCTGTGGAGACAATGACGGCATAGATGGGGGTTTTCCCTTGCCAAGCAATGAGACGTTGGTGAGCTAAGTCAACTTCTAGCCAACGCTGCTCGGAATGCTTCAGAGTGGCGATCTGTTCGGCTAGGCTTAGGGAAGGAGGCTCGGCCGGGCTGGGAAGGAGGCAAAGGCCGAACATTGTTAAAGATAAAACGGATACGATTAGAATCTTCTCGGTGGGTCGGCATAACTGAGGGGAGCGGAATGACATGGTGTCCCTTCCAAACGAGGACTAATAGAGTCGTCGGTGTCCTTGAGGGGGGGGACTAATAATCCCGTGCATCTTGGTAGAGGTAAAAGTTAAACACTTCAAAGACTCCCCCCACCAGACTACAGGTGGCGCCGATAATCAGCAGGCCGGGTAGGGCCGAACCATCCCCAAAAATGATCAAAAATTGGAGTAGAAGTAAGGTGGCCGCTTGGCCGAGGGCCGTTAACCAGGGAATCCAACTGAGCAACCATAGTCCCGTCAAGAGAGAACTGACGACCACAATAGGCAGAGCAAAGCTAAAGAAAAGGGCCAGGCTTAGGGAACGAACGAGATTAGACATCGTAGTTATCTCCTGATGGATCATGTATTCTCAGGAAGAAAACACTTGATACGCTATGGACTACCCCTACCTTAGTTTGAGTTCCTCCTTTTCGCGCAATCTTTGCTGGAATAGTTATAAATCTTAAGTTTTTATTAAAAAGCTTTGTGAATCCAGTTAAAGAGTTATGAAGATAGCACACGAAAAGATATATGTTGTCACAATTTGAGACAATACTCGGGCTTCAGAGAAAGATACAGTAAAGATAAATGCTTTCTTTCTACTAATGTCTGTACCGTTATTTGTCCTCGCTTCTGCTTCGCCTGCCCGCAAACGTTTACTTGAATCTGTGGGCATTCAGCCCCTGGTCAAGCCCAGTTTTTTTGATGAAACTCTTGTGGTTGCAGAGGATACCATCTCCTTGGTGGAAGGATTAGCCCTCGCCAAGGCCAAAACTGTAGCCCCAGATTTTCCCCAGGCCCTGGTGTTGGGTTGTGATTCTCTCCTGGTGGTTGAGGGCCAGGCCTACGGAAAACCGACGGATGCCGCCACGGCCGTTGCTCGCTGGCAAACCATGCGGGGCAAAATTGGGGAGTTATACACTGGCCATGCCTTGATCGATGTAGAGCAGGACAAAACCATTTGCCGCACGGGTCTTACCCATGTCCACTTTGCACCGGTCGAAGACGCAATAATTCAGGCCTACGTGGCCAGTGGGGAACCTCTCCAGTGCGCTGGGGCCTTTGCGCTAGAAGGGAAAGGAGGTGCTTTAATTGAGCGGATTGAAGGATGCCATAGTAACGTCATTGGCCTGAGCTTACCCCTGCTCCGACAAATGCTAGAAAATTTAGGCTATAGCATTGCCGATTTTTGGCCCTGTTAAGCGGTCTTTTCAATGTCAAAAAGGCATAACAAAAACAACAAGAGTCTTGTTTTGTGAAGTTAAATATCAGGATGGGATTAGGGTCGGAATTCTCCTAAATAATAGAAAAGTAACGCTCAGTCCAGCGAATCAAAATTATGAATAGTGTCATTCGTCCTTTTTCTTCCTCCTTAAATTGGCCAGCCTGGGTAATGGGATGCCTAGGCTTCTGGCTGAGTGCCAGCTTAGTGCTGGATTTAATTGTGATGCCGAGTCTCTTTGCTGCTGGCATGATGGGGCAAGGCAGTTTTGTCGAGGCCGGTTATTTTATCTTTGGGCTATTTAATCGAGTTGAACTCCTCTGTGCTGCCGTCATTCTTTCCGGTCTATTTTGGCTTCGTCATAGCCAAGCCGGAGACGCAAGCATCAAGCCTCTTACTCTGATTTTGGCGGGCCTACTGTTACTGATCGCCCTGAGCTATACCTACGGCCTAACACCGGCCCTGAGCGGCCTAGGCTTTGAGATGACTCGCTTTAACGCTGAGGCGGGACTACCGGCAACCATGATGCCTCTGCATGGACTGTACTGGAGTTTAGAAAGCCTTAAATTGCTGGCAGGCGTTTTGTTGTTAGCTCAATGCTGGTCAAGTGTTCTCCGCCACCAAACCAGTGTTTCCAGCTAGGGTGCGAGCCGGAATAGCACAAACTGGGGAAAAATTCAGCAGAATCTAAGCCACAATGATATTATCTAGGGTCATAGAGATGTCGTAAAAGCAATGGGGCAATGAAAATGGCACAAGCACCTGTGTCTCCGGTGGTGCTAGTTATCCTAGACGGCTGGGGTTATCGACCCGATCAACGGGCCAATGCAATCGCCTTAGCACAAACACCCGTCATGGATAGTCTATTTACAACCTATCCCCATACTTTCATTCACACGTCCGGCAAAGATGTTGGCCTGCCCAAGGGGCAAATGGGCAATTCTGAAGTGGGCCACCTTAATTTAGGGGCTGGGCGGGTCGTTCCCCAGGAATTAGTTCGCATCAGCGATGCGGTGGAGGATGGTTCTCTGTTCCATAATCCAGAATTAGTCGAAGTTTGCAATCAAGTACGCGACAAAAAAGGTAAACTGCATCTGATTGGTCTGTGTTCTGACGGTGGCGTCCATTCTCACCTCGATCATTTGCTGGGCCTACTAGATTTAGCTAAGCTCCAAGGCCTGACCAATGTCTGTGTTCATGCCATCACCGATGGCCGCGACACGGCGACGACCGAAGGCATCAATGCCATCCAGACTATTCAGGCCCACATCGATAAAATTGGGGTGGGTCGCATTGTCACCGTCAGCGGACGCTACTTTGCCATGGATCGTGACCGCCGCTGGGACCGGGTGGAAAAGGCCTATCGTATTCTCACCCAAAATAATGTCGGGGATGGGCGCACGGCAGCTCAAGTCTTAAAGGACTTTTACGCCCAAGACATTACCGATGAATTTATTCCGCCCACGCGTATTGCCCCCGGAGCGGTCGAGGCCAATGATGGCATTATCTTCTTCAATTTCCGTCCTGACCGGGCCCGTCAACTATGCTACGCTTTCCTGATGCCGGGCTTTGATGGCTTTGAGCGAGAGCGGATTACCCCCCTGAGTTTTGTTACCTTTACCCAG contains:
- the gpmI gene encoding 2,3-bisphosphoglycerate-independent phosphoglycerate mutase — translated: MAQAPVSPVVLVILDGWGYRPDQRANAIALAQTPVMDSLFTTYPHTFIHTSGKDVGLPKGQMGNSEVGHLNLGAGRVVPQELVRISDAVEDGSLFHNPELVEVCNQVRDKKGKLHLIGLCSDGGVHSHLDHLLGLLDLAKLQGLTNVCVHAITDGRDTATTEGINAIQTIQAHIDKIGVGRIVTVSGRYFAMDRDRRWDRVEKAYRILTQNNVGDGRTAAQVLKDFYAQDITDEFIPPTRIAPGAVEANDGIIFFNFRPDRARQLCYAFLMPGFDGFERERITPLSFVTFTQYDPRLPVKVAFPPQNLNNILGEIIAREGLKQFRTAETEKYPHVTYFFNGGLEQPFPGEERELIQSPMVATYDLAPQMSAEAVTDVVCQAIAKGIYSLIVVNYANPDMVGHTGNLTAAIEAIETVDIAIGRLLQSASRQGGTVLITADHGNAEYMSDEAGNPWTAHTTNPVPFIVVEGEGRKIPGHGGQVQLRENGRLADVAPTILDILKLPKPVEMTGTSLIEPCLVEMKPNRTPVNLAR
- a CDS encoding NAD(P)H-dependent oxidoreductase: MTKLLVISASNGENLKLAERFAVAGMAQGLTTEVLDLTTVPLPLFTPRQKQKEGFPSILPPLIHQLGSAPWWIICSPEYNGSIPPVLTNVIAWLSVYGEDFRRLFNGRPIAIASHSGGGGYEVLMALRVQLAHLGSHVVGRQLVSNASKPAREESIYEIVQALIQLPRV
- a CDS encoding L,D-transpeptidase, which produces MSFRSPQLCRPTEKILIVSVLSLTMFGLCLLPSPAEPPSLSLAEQIATLKHSEQRWLEVDLAHQRLIAWQGKTPIYAVIVSTGKSQTPTPTGLFTIQRKLREDRMRGADYDRPNVPYVMYFHHGYAIHGADWHHRFGTPVSHGCINVAVDHAQWLFEWTDLGVSVLIHP
- a CDS encoding EAL domain-containing protein, which gives rise to MSGIWFVLVLFPIRAANIFSTIPCLAPQLSLGFFAVKADLAGWIGFSAGFLVALLGSIGVSLFIYHRLVFKKTVERNLFKLRKTSEQLGERVKEMRCLIALAELSQQSDMAIGTLLQGCVAQIPPAFYRPELTGALIAFKGQVYRTENYRETPWLLREVVTINGQSQGYLEASLSQEIGFLEEERTLMQTLARFLSRMLELKEAEQALKMSERNYREIFNATDESIFIHEADTGKILDVNEAMLRTYGYTSKDTVVKLNISEFSVNEPPYTQQQAQAYLQKALAEGPQVFEWLAKKNNGDKFWVEVALRAADIAGQTRILAVVRNIEERKQQVQKIQYLARLYGTLSQVNQAIITQRQSEQLFQSICNVAEAVGQFRLVWVGLIDPANRQIKPVAAAGATQDYLIDIPISIDDVPTGWGPTGLAARENRLVICKDIQRDPSMLPWRAKALAFGLYSSAAVPLHQGGRVIGVLTFYAAEVGFFTTDEQGLLQEIGDDISFALDAIQSAQEHQQGAQKLQANEERLRLALEAANQGLYDVNVQTGEAIVSPQYATMLGYDPETFVETNQQWLDRLHSDDREAVGATYQAYIQGHLPEYRVEFRQRTAQGDWKWILSLGKIVEWDSEGRPLRMLGTHTDITERKAAEAAIERLAYYDLLTGLPNRRLLLDRLQTALALAQRTGQYGAVLFVDLDRFKTLNDARGHQIGDQLLTLMAQRLQQSLRQADTIARFGGDEFVVLLPELADQSELAARLGWGVAEKIRSQMAVPFLCDNEEVIIGVSIGITVFPKASETLDNLLKEADTAMYQAKAAGRNTIRLFERRMQLEAESRFALERELRQAIAQQQFRVYLQPQVNREGRVVGAEALIRWQHPSRGLVPPMAFIPVAEETGLIAALGEWVLQEACYYLKQLETSHPDFHVSVNVSPHQFRQPNFVANLQQLLAQTAVNPARLILEVTESLIIEDIHQAITTMADLQALGIHFSIDDFGTGYSSLGYLKQLPLNELKIDRSFVQDVTQDPNDSVIVEAVISVAHHFNLAVVAEGVETQEQVNFLQSHNCDYYQGYFYGRPVPMAEFGQFLTKPRDRYLLG
- a CDS encoding nucleoside triphosphate pyrophosphatase, whose product is MSVPLFVLASASPARKRLLESVGIQPLVKPSFFDETLVVAEDTISLVEGLALAKAKTVAPDFPQALVLGCDSLLVVEGQAYGKPTDAATAVARWQTMRGKIGELYTGHALIDVEQDKTICRTGLTHVHFAPVEDAIIQAYVASGEPLQCAGAFALEGKGGALIERIEGCHSNVIGLSLPLLRQMLENLGYSIADFWPC